The Benincasa hispida cultivar B227 chromosome 11, ASM972705v1, whole genome shotgun sequence genome has a segment encoding these proteins:
- the LOC120091033 gene encoding phosphoribosylamine--glycine ligase encodes MSCTTFNLGGGSLKFCSINKGSQIKNHLRFFNGFVPNGRCNLVSYSAISFSVGSFSFNSLPPQDFQFHNRSCFSSHVINCSTFNSEASISSNKANDERVIVLVIGGGGREHALCYALQRSPSCDAVFCAPGNAGISSSGNATCIPELDINDSAAVISFCRKWNVGLVVIGPEAPLVAGLANDLLKAGIATFGPSSEAAALEGSKNFMKSLCDKYGIPTAMYQSFTDPSAAKQYIQEQGTPIVIKADGLAAGKGVIVATTLEEAYEAVDAMLVKGAFGPAGGRVIVEEYLEGEEASFFALVDGENAIPLESAQDHKRVGDGDTGPNTGGMGAYSPAPIITKELQSIIMESIILPTVKGMSEEGCRFVGVLFAGLMIEKKSGLPKLIEYNVRFGDPECQVLMVRLESDLAKVLLATCRGELSGVSLDWSPGSSMVVVMASKGYPGAYEKGTIIRNVEEAELVAPSVKVFHAGTSFDPEGNFIAVGGRVLGVAAKGKNIEEARDRAYRAVEEICWSGGFYRKDIGWRALEKQFSLKE; translated from the exons ATGTCTTGCACCACTTTTAACCTTGGAGGAGGATCGCTCAAGTTTTGTAGCATTAATAAGGGCAGCCAGATAAAGAATCATCTCCGATTCTTTAATGGGTTTGTGCCAAATGGTCGATGCAATTTAGTCTCTTACTCTGCAATTTCTTTCTCTGTTGGATCCTTCAGCTTCAATTCTCTTCCACCTCAGGATTTTCAATTCCACAATCGTTCATGTTTCTCCTCCCATGTCATCAACTGCTCTACTTTTAACTCAGAGGCGTCAATCTCTTCTAATAAAGCAAATG ATGAACGAGTTATTGTGTTGGTGATTGGTGGAGGAGGGCGAGAACATGCTCTTTGCTATGCGTTGCAGCGCTCTCCTTCCTGTGATGCTGTGTTTTGTGCGCCAGGCAATGCTGGGATTTCGAGCTCAGGCAACGCCACTTGTATTCCTGAGCTTGATATCAACGACAGTGCCGCTGTCATTTCCTTCTGTCGAAAATGGAATGTAGGATTGGTTGTCATAGGGCCTGAGGCCCCTCTTGTTGCAGGGCTTGCAAATGATTTACTGAAGGCTGGGATTGCTACTTTTGGCCCCTCATCTGAGGCTGCTGCTTTGGAAGGCTCCAAAAATTTCATGAAGAGTTTGTGTGATAAATATGGAATCCCCACTGCAATG TATCAGTCATTTACAGACCCTTCTGCAgcaaaacaatatattcaagaACAAGGCACCCCGATAGTCATCAAAGCAGATGGATTGGCTGCTGGAAAAGGAGTTATTGTTGCTACAACGTTGGAGGAGGCTTATGAAGCTGTTGATGCAATGCTTGTGAAGGGTGCTTTTGGTCCAGCTGGTGGTCGTGTCATTGTTGAAGAGTACCTGGAAGGAGAAGAAGCATCCTTTTTTGCACTTGTAGATGGAGAGAATGCCATACCCTTAGAATCTGCACAGGATCATAAAAGAGTAGGGGACGGTGACACGGGACCTAATACAGGTGGTATGGGTGCTTACTCCCCAGCTCCTATCATAACAAAGGAACTTCAAAGTATAATCATGGAATCTATAATTCTACCTACGGTAAAAGGAATGTCAGAAGAGGGTTGCAGGTTTGTTGGGGTTTTGTTTGCTGGTCTTATGATAGAGAAGAAATCTGGCTTGCCAAAGTTGATTGAATACAATGTACGCTTTGGGGATCCAGAGTGTCAG GTGCTGATGGTTAGGTTGGAATCAGACCTTGCAAAAGTTCTTCTTGCAACATGTAGAGGAGAGCTAAGTGGGGTTTCACTGGATTGGTCCCCAGGGTCTTCAATGGTGGTCGTAATGGCGAGCAAGGGCTATCCCGGGGCATACGAGAAGGGAACTATAATTCGAAACGTTGAAGAAGCAGAGCTTGTTGCTCCATCTGTCAAGGTCTTTCATGCTGGCACTTCTTTTGACCCCGAAGGCAACTTCATCGCTGTTGGTGGGCGTGTTCTTGGTGTTGCTGCAAAGGGGAAAAACATTGAAGAGGCACGGGACAGAGCGTATCGAGCAGTTGAGGAAATCTGTTGGTCGGGTGGGTTCTATAGGAAGGATATAGGGTGGAGAGCTctagaaaaacaattttctttgaAGGAATAA